One part of the Ornithodoros turicata isolate Travis chromosome 2, ASM3712646v1, whole genome shotgun sequence genome encodes these proteins:
- the LOC135383075 gene encoding neprilysin-1-like isoform X1 yields the protein MSIEHQPLKSVMRTTDSSTYSDRDEAPSRINLTKGGGDRLISVEKIQLFILIIVAAVMLTLLVSGLAIAYRRAPARATFNGCNTNDCRFHAELLTRARADAVPLCANFYGHVCGNWYRMRDVGTGALDDPYFHDAELSFINLQTAKAKQTLPGSMFHKCFHETPLNRETLPLLRSLMVELGLFSYNAMAGRDPLDILLEMVLKRGMAFWYDIRLLKQKNTARVLLFHHHRLVEDWHQRMELCNDEQRYTKVVQQYLNIIGTFLNVSITGLLEDDKVILRSLLNITSAEPVEDVTSIDLIQRWTPHITGTLWLHLLNTHYAPYHVVRGNSTVLAEDVRLLNALDNLLSTIPPDRIVSVLAWHFVQEHGWMAGPEAEQLRFGTDASHEWRKKMTCLKYTRQVYGLFTDVGRDRFIYKASERGKIDDLLHSINRKAIAMVGGFRWIDDLSKEVISAKITDMKVELWPADPFFSYTALQHLYNNFPMTRDSFLESFLNATEIRRSLVNHVHADDVYNRDVMSPFGLFGYSHYLNTVMVSIAALNYPLYYPRGTLAMNYGGLGFQYAKEIVKVLDHVVWWSKSTASKYKLRMSCTVRGINEARVRNRFLLLLALDIAFWTFSTVIEDTSITSADLREYGAQATFFMTHCYSMCSSSRSETDECNYPLMNSYQFQKAFKCPDNTYMNPKQKCEVFF from the exons ATGAGTATCGAACACCAGCCACTGAAGAGCGTAATGCGAACGACGGACTCTTCCACGTACAGCGACAGA GATGAAGCGCCGTCGCGAATTAACTTAACGAAAGGAGGTGGTGATCGTCTGATCTCGGTCGAAAAAATACAGCTCTTCATCCTGATCATCGTCGCTGCCGTTATGCTAACGCTTTTGGTAAGCGGCCTTGCCATTGCGTACAGAAGAGCACCTGCTCGTGCCACCTTTAACGGCTGCAACACGAACGACTGCAGGTTTCATGCTGAGTTGCTCACCAGGGCGCGGGCAGACGCCGTGCCATTATGTGCAAATTTCTACGGTCACGTTTGCGGAAACTGGTATCGAATGAGAGACGTGGGAACAGGTGCGTTGGACGATCCCTACTTTCACGATGCTGAGCTGAGTTTCATTAACCTCCAAACCGCGAAAGCAAAGCAGACACTTCCAGGGAGTATGTTCCACAAGTGCTTCCACGAAACGCCTCTTAACAGGGAGACGTTGCCTCTGCTACGGTCGCTTATGGTGGAGCTGGGCCTTTTTAGTTACAATGCCATGGCGGGTAGAGATCCGTTGGACATTCTCCTAGAAATGGTGCTGAAAAGAGGAATGGCCTTCTGGTACGATATTCGCCTTTTGAAGCAAAAAAACACGGCACGAGTTTTATTATTCCATCATCACAGGCTCGTTGAAGACTGGCATCAACGAATGGAATTATGCAATGATGAACAACGCTACACAAAAGTCGTACAACAATACCTGAACATTATCGGTACCTTTCTGAACGTCTCTATCACTGGACTTCTGGAGGACGACAAAGTTATTCTTCGATCCCTTCTTAACATTACCTCGGCAGAACCGGTTGAGGACGTGACTTCTATTGACCTTATTCAACGCTGGACCCCACATATTACTGGTACCTTGTGGTTACATCTCCTGAACACGCACTACGCTCCTTACCATGTTGTCCGTGGCAACTCTACCGTGCTAGCTGAAGATGTCAGACTTCTGAATGCACTGGACAATCTGTTGAGCACAATCCCGCCAGACAGAATAGTTTCCGTGTTAGCGTGGCATTTTGTACAAGAGCATGGTTGGATGGCCGGCCCCGAAGCTGAGCAGCTCCGTTTCGGCACCGATGCAAGTCATGAGTGGCGCAAGAAGATGACGTGCTTGAAATACACCAGGCAAGTCTACGGTTTGTTTACTGATGTCGGCAGAGATCGTTTCATATACAAGGCGAGTGAAAGAGGTAAGATCGACGACCTTCTACATTCAATTAACCGGAAGGCGATCGCAATGGTCGGCGGCTTTCGTTGGATCGATGACTTGTCCAAGGAGGTAATTAGTGCGAAGATAACGGACATGAAGGTGGAGCTCTGGCCAGCAGATCCTTTCTTCAGCTACACAGCTTTGCAGCATCTGTACAACAACTTCCCTATGACCAGAGACTCCTTCCTGGAGAGCTTTCTTAACGCAACTGAGATTCGCAGATCACTCGTCAATCACGTGCACGCTGATGACGTCTACAACCGAGACGTCATGAGTCCATTTGGATTGTTTGGATACAGTCATTACCTGAACACAGTTATGGTCTCCATAGCAGCTTTAAACTATCCACTTTACTATCCTCGTGGAACGCTTGCAATGAACTATGGTGGACTTGGATTTCAATATGCGAAAGAAATTGTAAAAGTGCTCGACCACGTCGTCTGGTGGTCGAAGTCAACGGCCAGCAAGTATAAGCTACGGATGTCCTGTACTGTGCGTGGGATAAACGAGGCGCGTGTCCGTAACAGATTCCTACTGCTTCTCGCTCTGGATATTGCGTTCTGGACGTTCAGTACAGTGATTGAAGATACGTCTATAACTAGCGCTGACTTGAGAGAGTACGGCGCCCAAGCTACATTCTTCATGACGCATTGCTATTCCATGTGTAGCAGTTCTAGGAGTGAGACGGACGAGTGCAATTATCCTCTCATGAATTCTTACCAATTTCAAAAAGCTTTTAAATGTCCGGACAATACATACATGAATCCAAAACAAAAATGCGAAGTATTCTTCTGA
- the LOC135383075 gene encoding neprilysin-1-like isoform X2: protein MSIEHQPLKSVMRTTDSSTYSDRDEAPSRINLTKGGGDRLISVEKIQLFILIIVAAVMLTLLVSGLAIAYRRAPARATFNGCNTNDCRFHAELLTRARADAVPLCANFYGHVCGNWYRMRDVGTGALDDPYFHDAELSFINLQTAKAKQTLPGSMFHKCFHETPLNRETLPLLRSLMVELGLFSYNAMAGRDPLDILLEMVLKRGMAFWLVEDWHQRMELCNDEQRYTKVVQQYLNIIGTFLNVSITGLLEDDKVILRSLLNITSAEPVEDVTSIDLIQRWTPHITGTLWLHLLNTHYAPYHVVRGNSTVLAEDVRLLNALDNLLSTIPPDRIVSVLAWHFVQEHGWMAGPEAEQLRFGTDASHEWRKKMTCLKYTRQVYGLFTDVGRDRFIYKASERGKIDDLLHSINRKAIAMVGGFRWIDDLSKEVISAKITDMKVELWPADPFFSYTALQHLYNNFPMTRDSFLESFLNATEIRRSLVNHVHADDVYNRDVMSPFGLFGYSHYLNTVMVSIAALNYPLYYPRGTLAMNYGGLGFQYAKEIVKVLDHVVWWSKSTASKYKLRMSCTVRGINEARVRNRFLLLLALDIAFWTFSTVIEDTSITSADLREYGAQATFFMTHCYSMCSSSRSETDECNYPLMNSYQFQKAFKCPDNTYMNPKQKCEVFF from the exons ATGAGTATCGAACACCAGCCACTGAAGAGCGTAATGCGAACGACGGACTCTTCCACGTACAGCGACAGA GATGAAGCGCCGTCGCGAATTAACTTAACGAAAGGAGGTGGTGATCGTCTGATCTCGGTCGAAAAAATACAGCTCTTCATCCTGATCATCGTCGCTGCCGTTATGCTAACGCTTTTGGTAAGCGGCCTTGCCATTGCGTACAGAAGAGCACCTGCTCGTGCCACCTTTAACGGCTGCAACACGAACGACTGCAGGTTTCATGCTGAGTTGCTCACCAGGGCGCGGGCAGACGCCGTGCCATTATGTGCAAATTTCTACGGTCACGTTTGCGGAAACTGGTATCGAATGAGAGACGTGGGAACAGGTGCGTTGGACGATCCCTACTTTCACGATGCTGAGCTGAGTTTCATTAACCTCCAAACCGCGAAAGCAAAGCAGACACTTCCAGGGAGTATGTTCCACAAGTGCTTCCACGAAACGCCTCTTAACAGGGAGACGTTGCCTCTGCTACGGTCGCTTATGGTGGAGCTGGGCCTTTTTAGTTACAATGCCATGGCGGGTAGAGATCCGTTGGACATTCTCCTAGAAATGGTGCTGAAAAGAGGAATGGCCTTCTG GCTCGTTGAAGACTGGCATCAACGAATGGAATTATGCAATGATGAACAACGCTACACAAAAGTCGTACAACAATACCTGAACATTATCGGTACCTTTCTGAACGTCTCTATCACTGGACTTCTGGAGGACGACAAAGTTATTCTTCGATCCCTTCTTAACATTACCTCGGCAGAACCGGTTGAGGACGTGACTTCTATTGACCTTATTCAACGCTGGACCCCACATATTACTGGTACCTTGTGGTTACATCTCCTGAACACGCACTACGCTCCTTACCATGTTGTCCGTGGCAACTCTACCGTGCTAGCTGAAGATGTCAGACTTCTGAATGCACTGGACAATCTGTTGAGCACAATCCCGCCAGACAGAATAGTTTCCGTGTTAGCGTGGCATTTTGTACAAGAGCATGGTTGGATGGCCGGCCCCGAAGCTGAGCAGCTCCGTTTCGGCACCGATGCAAGTCATGAGTGGCGCAAGAAGATGACGTGCTTGAAATACACCAGGCAAGTCTACGGTTTGTTTACTGATGTCGGCAGAGATCGTTTCATATACAAGGCGAGTGAAAGAGGTAAGATCGACGACCTTCTACATTCAATTAACCGGAAGGCGATCGCAATGGTCGGCGGCTTTCGTTGGATCGATGACTTGTCCAAGGAGGTAATTAGTGCGAAGATAACGGACATGAAGGTGGAGCTCTGGCCAGCAGATCCTTTCTTCAGCTACACAGCTTTGCAGCATCTGTACAACAACTTCCCTATGACCAGAGACTCCTTCCTGGAGAGCTTTCTTAACGCAACTGAGATTCGCAGATCACTCGTCAATCACGTGCACGCTGATGACGTCTACAACCGAGACGTCATGAGTCCATTTGGATTGTTTGGATACAGTCATTACCTGAACACAGTTATGGTCTCCATAGCAGCTTTAAACTATCCACTTTACTATCCTCGTGGAACGCTTGCAATGAACTATGGTGGACTTGGATTTCAATATGCGAAAGAAATTGTAAAAGTGCTCGACCACGTCGTCTGGTGGTCGAAGTCAACGGCCAGCAAGTATAAGCTACGGATGTCCTGTACTGTGCGTGGGATAAACGAGGCGCGTGTCCGTAACAGATTCCTACTGCTTCTCGCTCTGGATATTGCGTTCTGGACGTTCAGTACAGTGATTGAAGATACGTCTATAACTAGCGCTGACTTGAGAGAGTACGGCGCCCAAGCTACATTCTTCATGACGCATTGCTATTCCATGTGTAGCAGTTCTAGGAGTGAGACGGACGAGTGCAATTATCCTCTCATGAATTCTTACCAATTTCAAAAAGCTTTTAAATGTCCGGACAATACATACATGAATCCAAAACAAAAATGCGAAGTATTCTTCTGA
- the LOC135383075 gene encoding neprilysin-1-like isoform X3, whose translation MRDVGTGALDDPYFHDAELSFINLQTAKAKQTLPGSMFHKCFHETPLNRETLPLLRSLMVELGLFSYNAMAGRDPLDILLEMVLKRGMAFWYDIRLLKQKNTARVLLFHHHRLVEDWHQRMELCNDEQRYTKVVQQYLNIIGTFLNVSITGLLEDDKVILRSLLNITSAEPVEDVTSIDLIQRWTPHITGTLWLHLLNTHYAPYHVVRGNSTVLAEDVRLLNALDNLLSTIPPDRIVSVLAWHFVQEHGWMAGPEAEQLRFGTDASHEWRKKMTCLKYTRQVYGLFTDVGRDRFIYKASERGKIDDLLHSINRKAIAMVGGFRWIDDLSKEVISAKITDMKVELWPADPFFSYTALQHLYNNFPMTRDSFLESFLNATEIRRSLVNHVHADDVYNRDVMSPFGLFGYSHYLNTVMVSIAALNYPLYYPRGTLAMNYGGLGFQYAKEIVKVLDHVVWWSKSTASKYKLRMSCTVRGINEARVRNRFLLLLALDIAFWTFSTVIEDTSITSADLREYGAQATFFMTHCYSMCSSSRSETDECNYPLMNSYQFQKAFKCPDNTYMNPKQKCEVFF comes from the coding sequence ATGAGAGACGTGGGAACAGGTGCGTTGGACGATCCCTACTTTCACGATGCTGAGCTGAGTTTCATTAACCTCCAAACCGCGAAAGCAAAGCAGACACTTCCAGGGAGTATGTTCCACAAGTGCTTCCACGAAACGCCTCTTAACAGGGAGACGTTGCCTCTGCTACGGTCGCTTATGGTGGAGCTGGGCCTTTTTAGTTACAATGCCATGGCGGGTAGAGATCCGTTGGACATTCTCCTAGAAATGGTGCTGAAAAGAGGAATGGCCTTCTGGTACGATATTCGCCTTTTGAAGCAAAAAAACACGGCACGAGTTTTATTATTCCATCATCACAGGCTCGTTGAAGACTGGCATCAACGAATGGAATTATGCAATGATGAACAACGCTACACAAAAGTCGTACAACAATACCTGAACATTATCGGTACCTTTCTGAACGTCTCTATCACTGGACTTCTGGAGGACGACAAAGTTATTCTTCGATCCCTTCTTAACATTACCTCGGCAGAACCGGTTGAGGACGTGACTTCTATTGACCTTATTCAACGCTGGACCCCACATATTACTGGTACCTTGTGGTTACATCTCCTGAACACGCACTACGCTCCTTACCATGTTGTCCGTGGCAACTCTACCGTGCTAGCTGAAGATGTCAGACTTCTGAATGCACTGGACAATCTGTTGAGCACAATCCCGCCAGACAGAATAGTTTCCGTGTTAGCGTGGCATTTTGTACAAGAGCATGGTTGGATGGCCGGCCCCGAAGCTGAGCAGCTCCGTTTCGGCACCGATGCAAGTCATGAGTGGCGCAAGAAGATGACGTGCTTGAAATACACCAGGCAAGTCTACGGTTTGTTTACTGATGTCGGCAGAGATCGTTTCATATACAAGGCGAGTGAAAGAGGTAAGATCGACGACCTTCTACATTCAATTAACCGGAAGGCGATCGCAATGGTCGGCGGCTTTCGTTGGATCGATGACTTGTCCAAGGAGGTAATTAGTGCGAAGATAACGGACATGAAGGTGGAGCTCTGGCCAGCAGATCCTTTCTTCAGCTACACAGCTTTGCAGCATCTGTACAACAACTTCCCTATGACCAGAGACTCCTTCCTGGAGAGCTTTCTTAACGCAACTGAGATTCGCAGATCACTCGTCAATCACGTGCACGCTGATGACGTCTACAACCGAGACGTCATGAGTCCATTTGGATTGTTTGGATACAGTCATTACCTGAACACAGTTATGGTCTCCATAGCAGCTTTAAACTATCCACTTTACTATCCTCGTGGAACGCTTGCAATGAACTATGGTGGACTTGGATTTCAATATGCGAAAGAAATTGTAAAAGTGCTCGACCACGTCGTCTGGTGGTCGAAGTCAACGGCCAGCAAGTATAAGCTACGGATGTCCTGTACTGTGCGTGGGATAAACGAGGCGCGTGTCCGTAACAGATTCCTACTGCTTCTCGCTCTGGATATTGCGTTCTGGACGTTCAGTACAGTGATTGAAGATACGTCTATAACTAGCGCTGACTTGAGAGAGTACGGCGCCCAAGCTACATTCTTCATGACGCATTGCTATTCCATGTGTAGCAGTTCTAGGAGTGAGACGGACGAGTGCAATTATCCTCTCATGAATTCTTACCAATTTCAAAAAGCTTTTAAATGTCCGGACAATACATACATGAATCCAAAACAAAAATGCGAAGTATTCTTCTGA